TACAAGTTCCTGCAAACCATTACAGTCGCATAATGGACTTCCAATTGTCCCATGTGGGTTGATAGCATGGAGTTTGTTCAATGACACGTATAGGTTTGTCCTTGGGAAATCTGAATTGAAGGTGGACAGGAAGAACATTGCATGGGCAAGTGACCGTGAACATAAATTTGGAAAGCACGTATAtccttttaactttcaaaatggaAGCTTGATTGGTGGTGGAAATCTAGATCGAAACATTCCTGTAAGTGCTATTAGTATACagacttcaattttttttgtataagaAACAGATATATTCATAGAACAAAAGAGAAACAGCCCAAGGGCAAGGCAGGCCCTCCCCAAGAAAAACTGAAGAATAAGGGTCTTCCAATGGTTGAATTTCACGTTATATTAGAATCATTTagtattcttttattaatatattggaCCAAGGGGCTTGCTGTGATTGTCTGCAAGAAAATGGGTTTGGGTCTCAAACTCAAGACGACAATAAtcagaaaatatttttaaagtgcTCAAGGCAAGCTTGAAAACTTAAAGCTTCTCAACATTCTTTGCTTTCTCTAGATGTATTCCTTAGACTGTATGCTTTCTTTCCATCCGAACCTCCCATATAAAATTTCCATGAGGACCTTGGCTTTCATTCCAAACAGATAATCTGGAATGCTTCCAAAAGAaaaccataaattttgaacaCTGGAAAAGTGTTGGAATATATAGCTTTGAGTTTCCTCGTTTTTTCTACATaagcaacatttttttagagGAGCCCACTATTTGAGTCTTCTTTGGATAACATTAGCTTCACTTATTCCCTCTAGCAAAGTTCCAGAGTAAGAATCTGTTTCACCCCTCTTTATGGATTCCAAAGAGTCAAATGGAGCTATAAAACATATAGCTATAGGTATATTGGGCAACTCGTCAATTTTTGTATCATATAAGGACTCATCAAATCTGAAATTCCACTAAAGACTATCCATAACCCAAGGGAAAATTCTGGAAGGGCTATGGAAAAGATTTTGCTTCAAGGGACTATCTGACCAATTTGTAAACCAATGAGTAATACCAAGGCAACATGCTAGGCTTTTTCTGGAACCCATTTATTTATGATGTGAACTGGAAATGAAGTATGACTAAGGTATAAACTTGTGGGTGGATATGTGTTACTTCTCTAAGTAGAGTTGTAGGTCTGTCTCACTATACATCTTCACATTTATTAAACTTGCATGTGGATTTTTAAGCTGGTGgttaaatatttagttttttttttttcttctcaaagtCCATTTGAATAATCTGGCTGCAATAAATACTTTGGCTTATGATGTTCATTCCTCTTTGGTTGCCGGCTCTTATTTCATACATTAGCTGAGTGATCATGAAGATCTAATTGTCTGGATGCGCACTGCCGCTCTTCCAAGCTTCAGAAAGTTATATGGTAGAATTGAAGAAGATTTGCATGCTGATGATGttttagatataaaaataatgaacaaCTACAACACTTACAGCTTTGGAGGAACAAAGAAACTTGTTATTTCAACATCAAGCTGGTTGGGGGGAAGAAATGATTTCCTTGGATGTGCCTACATTTTTCTGGGATCTTCTTCGCTCCTGGTTTCTATATTCTTCACATTGCTACACATGAAATCGAGGTAAAATTCCAAAGTTGTGGAACTTCTTTTTGTATGTCTCTTTCCGTAATGTTACATATTACATTATACATCATACATTGTTGCTTACCTGGACTATAGTCCCCGGGCataattattacatttttccACTGAACGTGAACTTTTATGTATTTCATAATGACGTTAGACGTACAACAACTCTAGTCTCTACTATCCTGCTTATGCTTGATATCCTACCACTGTGCCCACTTTTCCGGTGGTCGTACTGTTCTCTTATTCTTATTAAAACATTCTTAATTTCGATAAACAAGACTACTCTTCTCTAGTTTGGAATGGCTTTTTGAatgtttgaaaacattttaaacacttaaaaagtcATTTCAAATTAACTAACTAGCCTCATGTTGACggatatttatatttattagagGATTTCTATTActaatttccattttaatgGAGGGGGGATTTAATTAGGTTGATATTTGTCcattattcttctttcttgatTTGTTCTGGCAGGCCCTTCAGGGAAATAAACTTCTCGTCTAGGAATAAAGGCAGCAGTACGGATTAATGATATATTGCTGTGAGTAGTTAGTTTCATAAAGACCGCAAGtttcaaagaaagaagaatataCTCTTTGGGTACGACCGTTCGTCGGTATGTTACATTTTCATCTCAATTATGTGCCAGCCTACTGTTACGTGActgataaaaattgaaacattgCTAAGGTAGAAAGTGGTAGCTATTTTTCATTGTAAATATGCTGAACTTGCTCAATCTATAGAACACACACAAGTTATAGTGAATGAAAAGTTGTATTAAACTTTACGCCTTTTTTTCCTAATATTACATAGACATCAAATTTGTAGACaattttttgatatttgtattaagaaaatttaatgcTTGTggtgttttaattttggtgGAAATATCAGTGTGAATGGATATTTCTAcaaaaattacatgaaaatatttaatggaAGCTCAAGGACGGTgtaaattgattgaatttcAATAGCAATCTCAAAGTAACCAATAATTCaacaaagatattttaaattccatTGGGATCTTCGTACCTTTCCAACATCCATAAATCTTCATGCTCAATTAATACACCAA
This DNA window, taken from Cucumis sativus cultivar 9930 chromosome 6, Cucumber_9930_V3, whole genome shotgun sequence, encodes the following:
- the LOC101218827 gene encoding putative ALA-interacting subunit 2 isoform X2, which translates into the protein MGIIFVPVGFLVLHTSHSVAEIVYRYDTECVPVSYKNNMVAYIKDSSVPKLCSFSIKVNKTMKAPIYIYYQLDNYYQNHRRYVKSRSDKQLLHGLAYNDTSSCKPLQSHNGLPIVPCGLIAWSLFNDTYRFVLGKSELKVDRKNIAWASDREHKFGKHVYPFNFQNGSLIGGGNLDRNIPLSDHEDLIVWMRTAALPSFRKLYGRIEEDLHADDVLDIKIMNNYNTYSFGGTKKLVISTSSWLGGRNDFLGCAYIFLGSSSLLVSIFFTLLHMKSRPFREINFSSRNKGSSTD
- the LOC101218827 gene encoding putative ALA-interacting subunit 2 isoform X1, giving the protein MKSMDLDGSSSLVASEGSGSVPAGHVQARRHTAYYRFTQQSLPACKPVLTPTWVISIFLLMGIIFVPVGFLVLHTSHSVAEIVYRYDTECVPVSYKNNMVAYIKDSSVPKLCSFSIKVNKTMKAPIYIYYQLDNYYQNHRRYVKSRSDKQLLHGLAYNDTSSCKPLQSHNGLPIVPCGLIAWSLFNDTYRFVLGKSELKVDRKNIAWASDREHKFGKHVYPFNFQNGSLIGGGNLDRNIPLSDHEDLIVWMRTAALPSFRKLYGRIEEDLHADDVLDIKIMNNYNTYSFGGTKKLVISTSSWLGGRNDFLGCAYIFLGSSSLLVSIFFTLLHMKSRPFREINFSSRNKGSSTD